A single window of Debaryomyces hansenii CBS767 chromosome F complete sequence DNA harbors:
- a CDS encoding DEHA2F19492p (similar to uniprot|Q99394 Saccharomyces cerevisiae YOR115C TRS33 Component of the targeting complex (TRAPP) involved in ER to Golgi membrane traffic), whose translation MYDPLDNQSYVNSTAFHLLVSELVPTSIRVSKQVNETRIGADTEFEPTTMETPLSDAGDDKPGTVGILDSADAGSDDVTLRVENYGFDIGLRISELIMFKSSNQKMVDILDIMKFVCRDVWRVLYGKQMSNLRTNHRGTFVLVDNSYKLIETMMSDKGAFDTVNKCKNYLWFPCGVIRGILMSFGIEAEVHAEVNQFPSVTFNIQTGINN comes from the coding sequence ATGTACGACCCATTAGACAATCAGAGCTACGTCAACAGTACGGCATTCCACTTGCTTGTGCTGGAGCTCGTTCCCACTTCCATCAGGGTAAGCAAACAGGTCAACGAGACGCGAATTGGTGCCGACACCGAGTTCGAGCCCACCACGATGGAAACACCCTTGTCGGACGCTGGCGACGATAAGCCGGGCACGGTGGGTATTCTTGATTCTGCGGACGCCGGAAGTGACGATGTGACGTTGAGGGTTGAAAACTACGGGTTTGACATCGGATTGAGGATCTCGGAGTTGATCATGTTCAAGAGCTCGAACCAAAAGATGGTCGACATCTTAGATATCATGAAGTTTGTGTGTCGCGATGTGTGGAGAGTGTTGTACGGTAAGCAGATGAGCAACTTGCGGACAAACCACCGGGGTACGTTTGTGTTGGTCGACAACAGCTACAAGTTGATCGAGACGATGATGAGCGACAAGGGCGCCTTTGATACGGTCAACAAATGCAAGAATTATCTCTGGTTTCCATGCGGCGTGATTAGAGGTATTCTCATGAGTTTTGGCATCGAGGCAGAGGTGCACGCAGAAGTGAATCAGTTTCCAAGCGTAACGTTCAATATCCAAACGGGCATCAACAATTAA
- a CDS encoding DEHA2F19514p (weakly similar to uniprot|P34761 Saccharomyces cerevisiae YNL197C WHI3 RNA binding protein that binds to and sequesters the G1 cyclin CLN3 mRNA), with amino-acid sequence MTSESFINTGNSSGNLLVGEPMVNSMGGLNGMVGDMSISMLKISNIPSDLTQREATTIFSLVIDDIVNIEIKDFMVLAYFKNYQTCLTTGKLLDGKYIFGKEYAPIKIDYDQVINSPNSMPSAGLNSNFNNLRLSQSSQPPQSQQQQSQADFQKRQSIGNQRSRFLFSDPFSGSTTPNQQSSSNQPHPSIDLSDLTGKSILLMDSPQDGTSNNNNNIARDPWNSQLPINNSAPQTPGASSSAHTPFEWNSSQSQPQTQPQSQPQSQQLQSGSNDRRRTSSAFFNNNLMPTLNPNLPLNSINSISLPQANQQPSQPSSQPSSQPSSQTSSQPSSQPPSQSANQQPASQQGSSTQLSPSSGQTTPTNKSKDVPDLSLLARVPPPANPADQNPPCNTLYVGNLPPDATESELRALFSPQKGFRRLSFRTKNQSSSNPNQSSNHNHGPMCFVEFEDVAHATRALAELYGRTLPRSGGSNGKGGIRLSFSKNPLGVRGPGNPRRASNNQVSTCSTASSSNSNGIGNYGYSNYSK; translated from the coding sequence ATGACTTCGGAATCGTTTATAAATACCGGCAATTCGAGCGGGAACTTGTTAGTGGGCGAGCCGATGGTGAATAGCATGGGAGGGTTGAACGGTATGGTGGGCGACATGTCCATCAGCATGCTTAAGATCTCCAACATTCCGTCGGACTTGACGCAGCGGGAGGCCACGACGATTTTTTCGTTGGTGATCGATGACATCGTCAACATTGAGATCAAGGACTTTATGGTGTTGGCATACTTCAAGAACTACCAGACATGCTTGACCACGGGCAAATTGCTTGACGGAAAGTACATTTTTGGTAAGGAATACGCTCCCATCAAGATTGATTACGACCAGGTGATAAATTCCCCTAACAGTATGCCATCTGCTGGCTTGAATTCCAACTTCAACAACTTGAGATTGTCACAATCTCTGCAGCCGCCTCAATCGCAACAACAGCAGTCGCAGGCTGACTTCCAGAAGAGGCAGCTGATTGGTAACCAACGATCCAGATTCTTATTCAGCGACCCATTCCTGGGCTCAACTACCCCTAACCAACAGTCTTCTTCTAACCAGCCTCATCCGTCGATCGACTTGTCTGATTTGACGGGTAAGTCTATCTTGTTGATGGATTCACCTCAAGATGGTACCagcaataataataacaatattgCTAGAGACCCATGGAACAGCCAATTGCCAATTAACAATTCGGCTCCTCAAACCCCAGGAGCGTCGTCACTGGCGCATACGCCTTTCGAATGGAATTCGAGCCAGTCGCAGCCTCAGACTCAACCCCAATCGCAGCCCCAATCGCAGCAACTTCAATCGGGGTCCAACGACAGGAGAAGAACGTCGTCAGCGTTCTTCAATAACAATTTGATGCCTACTTTGAATCCTAATTTGCCATTAAACTcgattaattcaatttcattaccGCAAGCAAATCAACAGCCTTCACAACCATCGAGTCAACCATCAAGTCAACCATCAAGTCAGACTTCAAGTCAGCCATCGAGTCAGCCTCCTAGCCAGTCAGCCAACCAGCAACCTGCATCCCAACAAGGTTCGTCAACTCAGTTGTCGCCTTCTTCAGGTCAAACTACCCCAACTAATAAATCCAAAGACGTTCCTGATTTATCATTACTCGCAAGAGTTCCACCTCCGGCTAACCCAGCGGATCAGAATCCTCCTTGCAATACTTTGTACGTAGGTAATTTACCACCTGATGCCACAGAACTGGAACTTCGGGCATTATTTTCACCCCAAAAGGGTTTCAGAAGATTGTCTTTTAGAACTAAAAACCAATCGCTgtcaaatccaaatcaaaGTAGCAATCATAATCATGGACCAATGTGCTTTGtggaatttgaagatgttGCCCATGCTACTAGAGCTTTAGCTGAATTATACGGAAGAACATTGCCAAGAAGCGGTGGTAGCAATGGTAAAGGTGGCATAAGATTATCGTTCTCTAAGAACCCATTGGGTGTAAGGGGTCCTGGTAATCCAAGAAGAgcttcaaataatcaagtATCTACTTGTTCTACTGcgtcatcttcaaattctaaTGGTATTGGCAATTACGGCTACCTGAATTATTcgaaataa
- a CDS encoding DEHA2F19536p (no similarity), with the protein MNKEKREKKQKKKKTEDSGIGELIITDNIACDFTYLSSFNMDSLLKEATKSPGQYNKDNKNNKVLAPPKEDQDEESGNVNKLSEAAQRLVHICDSI; encoded by the coding sequence ATGAACAAGGAGAAAAGAgagaagaaacaaaagaaaaagaagacagAGGATAGCGGTATAGGCGAACTAATAATCACGGATAATATTGCCTGTGATTTCACCTACTTATCAAGCTTTAATATGGATTCGTTGCTCAAAGAAGCAACCAAACTGCCCGGCCAATACAACAAAGATAAcaagaataataaagtGCTAGCACCGCCTAAGGAGGATCAAGATGAGGAGAGTGGTAatgttaataaattgtctGAAGCAGCTCAAAGGCTTGTTCATATATGTGATTCGATTTGA
- a CDS encoding DEHA2F19558p (some similarities with uniprot|P53233 Saccharomyces cerevisiae YGR052W FMP48), whose translation MSFTTTDDTPCRENPDIEPSFPIIGKNYIKLSSKPIYEGASGVLYKCSNTIGKDYLVIKTIKKPDYQSWDTYKRIVMKEYNNMKLCSNNNIMKIIDLCENADTNELSVILPYYKKGDLLDYMSLLRRNNIHVSSNLKDAVFKQIVKGINYLHRKGIAHRDLKPENFMIDNDGVIKISDFGYSLNVNRDSDYWEFLQENPYKIWVGTTSFKAPEIFKLELENSSIEEARDILDFIKSDCWSLGIIYLHIMLMTKPWNCANPHDDKNFAKFFNQYPKNEKDFTSLMKHLDDTHFNVNNNPSLAVFQKLHYEARVVIFGLLNPDIKSRLSTVEVLASNWLNQVYANTKEFVGLCKS comes from the coding sequence atgagTTTCACAACTACTGACGATACTCCTTGTAGGGAGAATCCAGATATTGAGCCGTCATTCCCTATTATAGgcaaaaattatatcaaattgTCAAGCAAACCAATATACGAAGGAGCAAGCGGAGTATTATACAAATGTTCTAATACAATTGGTAAAGATTACTTAGTAATAAAGACGATAAAAAAACCAGATTACCAATCATGGGATACATATAAACGAATAGTCATgaaagaatataataatatgaagCTCTGCTCgaacaataatataatgaaaatcATTGACTTATGTGAGAATGCGGACACGAATGAACTATCTGTAATATTACCTTACTATAAGAAAGGCGACTTATTGGATTATATGAGTTTATTACGTCGAAATAATATCCATGTGTCATCTAATCTAAAAGATGCAGTTTTCAAACAGATTGTAAAAGGGatcaattatttgcatAGAAAAGGTATCGCCCACCGGGATTTGAAACCTGAGAACTTCATGATTGACAACGACGGGGTCATTAAGATATCAGATTTTGGTTATAGCTTAAACGTCAACCGAGATAGCGATTACTGGGAATTTCTACAAGAAAACCCCTATAAAATATGGGTAGGCACAACTAGTTTCAAAGCTCCTGagatattcaaattagaattagaaaattctAGTATTGAAGAGGCGAGAGATATTCTTGATTTCATCAAGTCAGATTGCTGGTCCTTGggaattatatatttgcACATTATGTTGATGACGAAACCTTGGAATTGTGCTAATCCTCATGATGATAagaattttgcaaaattttttaatcaatatcctaagaatgaaaaagattttaCTAGCTTAATGAAGCATCTAGATGATACCCATTTTAATGTTAATAACAATCCATCACTAGCAGTCTTCCAAAAATTACATTATGAAGCGAGGGTGGTTATTTTTGGACTTTTGAATCCAGACATAAAATCCAGATTAAGTACTGTCGAGGTTTTGGCTTCAAACTGGTTGAATCAGGTCTATGCTAATACCAAAGAATTTGTAGGTTTATGCAAATCCTGA
- a CDS encoding DEHA2F19580p (some similarities with uniprot|P32435 Saccharomyces cerevisiae YGL089C MF(ALPHA)2 Mating pheromone alpha-factor made by alpha cells) — protein MKFSIFALTTLVSTISLAAAAPTPDSTETGKYVVSDYLVPDEAINNKVEITDDQQPLVVEESGKKYVLIVNATLAESVISKAGIDIEGLEAAFAKSDDTASVSKRDANADAEAKFHWMTYRFFQPNLRKREANADAKFHWMTYRFFQPNLKKREANADAEAKFHWMTYRFFQPNLKKREANAEANADAKFHWMTYRFFQPNLKKREANADAEAKFHWMTYRFFQPNL, from the coding sequence atgaagttttcaatatttgcCTTAACTACGCTTGTTAGTACAATATCATTAGCTGCTGCTGCACCCACTCCTGATAGCACAGAGACAGGAAAATACGTTGTCCTGGATTACCTTGTTCCAGATGAAGCTATTAATAACAAGGTTGAGATAACCGATGACCAACAACCACTTGTGGTAGAAGAAAGTGGAAAGAAATATGTCCTCATTGTGAATGCTACTTTGGCCGAATCAGTCATTTCCAAAGCAGGCATTGACATCGAGGGATTAGAGGCTGCATTTGCTAAGTCAGACGATACTGCATCTGTCTCCAAGAGGGACGCCAACGCCGATGCCGAGGCAAAGTTCCATTGGATGACATATAGGTTCTTCCAGCCTAACTTGAGGAAAAGAGAAGCGAATGCTGATGCTAAGTTCCATTGGATGACATACCGTTTCTTCCAGCCAAACTTGAAAAAAAGAGAAGCCAACGCAGATGCAGAAGCTAAATTTCACTGGATGACATATAGGTTCTTCCAACCTAATTTAAAGAAGAGAGAAGCCAATGCTGAAGCCAATGCAGATGCAAAATTTCATTGGATGACATATAGGTTCTTCCAACCTAATTTAAAGAAGAGAGAAGCCAACGCAGATGCGGAAGCTAAATTTCACTGGATGACTTACAGATTCTTCCAGCCAAATTTATAG